The proteins below come from a single Rosa rugosa chromosome 2, drRosRugo1.1, whole genome shotgun sequence genomic window:
- the LOC133729154 gene encoding transcription factor bHLH53-like, translating to MAAMSTTFCTDWGSLQLLSNNHNPNPDYDHMFSFQTQQDELAAANILGLDYSLALDDPNPLLLSQTFFSDQEFLLPLDDHEYYYHDEYPKRQKTHQKFHSSFNGFVPSPSMIPEFVQPQLPLPPPEIQIQQQSAAQLYANCRLSNKDISTAAKVKANSNGGESLSPQSIAARERRRRITEKTNELGRLVPSGSKMNTAEMLQAAYKYIKFLQAQVAMLKLMDSTEKKGQRLHNQEGLQVLASPIVQEKLYSEEKCLVSREFVETLANNQDIQSKPLLKDNIAKLL from the exons ATGGCTGCTATGAGTACCACTTTTTGCACAGATTGGGGGTCTCTTCAGCTTCTCAGTAACAACCATAACCCTAACCCAGACTATGATCACATGTTTAGCTTCCAGACCCAACAGGATGAGCTGGCAGCAGCAAACATCTTGGGTCTGGACTACAGTTTAGCTCTTGATGATCCAAACCCACTACTTCTCTCCCAAACATTTTTCAGTGACCAAGAATTCCTCCTTCCTCTTGACGATCATGAATACTATTATCATGATGAGTACCCAAAACGTCAAAAGACCCATCAAAAATTCCATTCCAGCTTCAATGGTTTTGTACCAAGTCCAAGTATGATACCGGAGTTCGTGCAGCCTCAGCTACCTTTGCCCCCTCCTGAAATTCAGATTCAACAGCAGTCAGCAGCCCAATTGTATGCtaattgtagactaagcaataaGGATATTAGTACTGCTGCGAAAGTGAAGGCCAACAGTAATGGAGGAGAGAGCTTGTCTCCACAGAGCATTGCGGCCcgcgagaggaggaggaggataaCAGAGAAGACTAATGAGCTTGGGAGGCTGGTTCCTAGTGGAAGCAAGATGAATACTGCTGAAATGCTGCAAGCTGCTTATAAGTACATTAAGTTCTTGCAGGCACAAGTTGCAATGCTCAAACTCATGGATTCAACA GAAAAGAAAGGCCAACGGTTGCATAATCAGGAAGGTCTTCAAGTTCTTGCATCCCCAATTGTTCAGGAGAAGTTGTACTCAGAAGAAAAGTGCTTGGTTTCAAGAGAATTTGTTGAAACCCTAGCAAATAATCAAGACATCCAATCAAAGCCATTGCTCAAGGACAACATTGCTAAGTTGCTGTGA